In Zerene cesonia ecotype Mississippi chromosome 20, Zerene_cesonia_1.1, whole genome shotgun sequence, the genomic stretch caGATAACGATgactatttattgaataaacatttattttcattaaatacaaaaatttacgaatttatttcaaatcgtGACTACTTAATTCGTATagcgtggcgacgcgtcgctACGGCATGCGTCGCCACGCCAGGAATCGGGTTTACGTGCGGCtatagatgtttcacatcaaaaatattgcatcttaacatttaaattttacggTGCTCAGCCGCTTCAAACTGGATTTTGACGTCACTTCAAAACTATCCTAGAACATTATTCATAAACCTAATCGTAATACCCAGTACAGtcttatgttatctgtggtaatacgttaataaaattagctGTATAACTTAACCGCCTTCATCATAATCGACCCATATTGCCAGGCAGGGACGCAGGTCACCTAAGCCCTTCACTCGTCCCCAAATTTGATGTTCTGTGCCAGTTTGATGGCGCCCGAGTAGTTAATGGTGACGGTGGAGCGCCTCATGTAGCTCTTCCACGCGTCGGAGCCGCACTCGCGGCCGCCGCCGGTCGCCTTCTCGCCGCCGAAGGCGCCGCCCACCTCCGCGCCGTTCGTCGGTATGTTCACGTTCACTATGCCGCAGTCCGAGCCGTGCGGACCGATCCACTGTTCGACACGCGTTCGGTTACAGAACATACATATTCCAGTATGCAAATTTCAGTGATATgaggaaaattataaaatttgcaacTGTGGCCTTTAGAATGTTTTCAACCTTTAGAATGGTGTCAAAATTATACATCTGCATCGATTCAGAACACCGAGTATAAATTCACTTCCAAGCacaagaaattttgaattttgaaagcATTTGCATTCAAAGTTATTCTGAATAGAATAAGTAAGAAAAGGTCTAAAATTACTGTTACATTATACATGAGATAAGTTGCTTTTATCCGAATTCCAAAAACGAAAAAGAGGAAGTTCTATGTtcgtctgtatgtattttctttacattcaACTAGCCCTactaataatttgtaaaaaaaattataaaaaacataccttGAACACATCAGCCAAGTTCTCCGTAAACAAACTAGAGGACAGTCCCTGATCGACCTCATTGTTATACTTGATACCGGTGTCCAAGTCAGGAATCTCGATACAATACACGATGGGAGCAAAACATTCCGACTTGACCAGTGGCGAGTCGTGGGGAAGACCTGTGATTATGGTTGGCTCCACGAAGAAACCTTCGCGGTTGATCacctagaaataaaatataaaaaaattaaaatggtataacattctttttatgtatttgaatgATTTCAAAACTGTTCAAAACTTTTCCTCTGTGAAAACGAATAATTCTGATCCTAGTAGACTAGGAACGTCAGTATGTATACGTAACTTATTGTTGTATTGTCTTCTCCACCCCGTATAATTTTTCTACAAATTTCGTGTTTAAAGGCAgagttatttaattcaaatgtataaaaagaaatgaaaaatctaAGTACCTTTCCTCCAAATTCGACGGTACCGCCCTGTTTCTTGGCCTCCTCTACAGTCTTGAGGTAGGCGTCAACGGCGGCGGACGTGTGCAGCGGACCGATCAAGGTCTCGCTCTCCAGTGGGTCGCCTATTCTGTTCACTACGCTTGCAAATGCCTTCTTCAGTTTGGATACCACTTCACCATATACCTATTGATCGTCAAATACATGTAAAAAcagatgaatataatttttaatacaagttttattagataaaaaaattatttaatgtaactcGACAAAGTCACAAGGAACCACAATTTCATACcattaaactataaacaatAAGACACTCACAGCCTttctaacattataaatgcaaaagtgtatttatctttcttatacgtcgcaacggagcgattttatgatatgatttttaagtGTAGACCCAGTTAGGAGGCTGGACAGTGACACAAGCTCTTCGGCTGTGAAACACCTCATTTCCAATGGAATTTCTTTCGACTACAGGGGCGGTCCCCCCCCTCATCCCACCGTCACACCCCACCCCACCTGCTTGTGTATCAGCAGGCGCCTCGTGGTGGTGCAGCGCTGGCCCGCGGTGCCGGCGCACGCGAACAGCGCCGCGTTCAGCAGCAGCTGCAGGTTGGCGTCCGCATTCACCACGATAGCGTTGTTCCCGCCCAGCTCCAGCAAGTGGCGCCCGAAACGCTTCTGTACTTCCACGCCCACCTTGTTGGATAACCAttgatcatattttaaatagaatgtcTGAGATATCTTAAGTAAAAGTAGTAAAACTAGTAAAAGTGTAAGTGTaagatctttattttttttgtttaattcttaCAGAacataagtaaatttttttatgtggcataacagtaaaaaaatattataagcgtTGTTTAATACTCCGAGGCAGGGACTACTCGCTGTAGGTAATTCCCAATCATTTTATCTTCATTAAGATCTCCATGTGAATTGAATTAAACCCTACAtagaataatttgtttcataaacATCTCATGGTAAAATTCTCTACTGAAATAGCTTTTCCCACAGACGCGAAAGATGTGCTTTTTTATACCTGTTGACCAACAGCAGTACTGCCAGTGAAGGAAACAAGTTTCATCCTAGGGTCCTGCACCAACTGCTGCCCAATGTCCTTCCCGCCCACACATAGTGCGGCCACGGCTCCAGGGATGTTATTTTTGACCAAGACACTCTCCACGATTTTGGTGACGGCCACCGCAGTCAGCGGCGTGGTGTCCGATGGCTTCCACACGCTCACATCTCCACATACCTATAAGGTTTTATCAACATTTatactatatgttattctgggtttattttaatagtttccAATCatcaatatcaaattaaaagcaaatggTGGAAAAATAGGGAGATGTTAGTAAACAATGTACACATGAAATAGCACAATAAGAATAACAAGATCAAAGCGTTTCATATCTTGAGTGgggaaaatttaattaatattactgcACCCATAGAAAAATGTAGGCAGAATACgttaaaattcatatcaaCTTACCATAGCAATAGCGCTATTCCACCCAAACACAGCCACGGGGAAGTTAAACGCCGTGATGATGCCAATAGCGCCCAGGGGGTTCCACTTCTCGATGAGAACGTGTCCGGGCCGCTCTGACGGGAAAATTGTTCCCGGGAGCGTCCGGGATAGACCTAACGCGAGGTCACACACGTGTATATATTCTACGACCTCGCCGATCGCTTCGGGGAGGATTTTACCTGGAAATTCATGTTAGATTAGTTGAATAGCGAATGAggaattattgtaaatattttgtaacgttctgaatttttctaataagtgagtagtataatattatgtacgtctattttttgtgataagaccaaaaacatgtatttattacagattatatacatttaccaT encodes the following:
- the LOC119835078 gene encoding putative aldehyde dehydrogenase family 7 member A1 homolog — protein: MNRILSRTLPTVRLHLRVPMARNASYLIEDPKYSFLKDLGLEKTNVGVYNGKWQANGQVIQSFSPANGKVIAEVQSATSADYESCAQSAEAAWREWAELPAPARGEIVRQIGDALREKLQPLGQLVALEMGKILPEAIGEVVEYIHVCDLALGLSRTLPGTIFPSERPGHVLIEKWNPLGAIGIITAFNFPVAVFGWNSAIAMVCGDVSVWKPSDTTPLTAVAVTKIVESVLVKNNIPGAVAALCVGGKDIGQQLVQDPRMKLVSFTGSTAVGQQVGVEVQKRFGRHLLELGGNNAIVVNADANLQLLLNAALFACAGTAGQRCTTTRRLLIHKQVYGEVVSKLKKAFASVVNRIGDPLESETLIGPLHTSAAVDAYLKTVEEAKKQGGTVEFGGKVINREGFFVEPTIITGLPHDSPLVKSECFAPIVYCIEIPDLDTGIKYNNEVDQGLSSSLFTENLADVFKWIGPHGSDCGIVNVNIPTNGAEVGGAFGGEKATGGGRECGSDAWKSYMRRSTVTINYSGAIKLAQNIKFGDE